The Chryseobacterium sp. 52 genome includes a region encoding these proteins:
- a CDS encoding M13 family metallopeptidase, which translates to MKKLTLSLFLLAGVCSLNTVNGQAKAVKTAVNSTDKGLDMSLMDTSVRPQDDFYNYVSGTWMKTAKIPSDKPTWGSFNKLADDTDNNSMTILNSLLKDKFADGSEGKKIQDLYATYMNMQKRNADGIKPIQENLNKIDAIKNLTDLQNYLTSVTKDGENTLYGWGVDADLKDSKMNAVYLGDASLGLGRDYYQKVNEKNTEAIAEYQKYVASMLKELGYKNADAAAKGIVDYEKSIAKTYLTNEQSRDNTLQYNPRTMAELSTLVKGVDIPAYLKKVGVTTDKVIIGEIGYYKEFDKLVNAKNLPVIKDYLKFHMIHGSASYLSEKLGDTRFAFYGKYLRGQQEQRALNKRGFELINGTLGEAFGKLYVEKYFPAEAKAQMVELIDYLKKSFAVHINNLAWMSSTTKEKATTKLNKFTVKVAYPDKWKDYSKLDIVSETKGGSLYSNLQNISEWQYNKDLAKIGKAVDKTEWGMTPQTVNAYYNPVNNEIVFPAAILQPPFFNPKADAAVNFGGIGAVIGHEMSHGFDDSGAQFDADGNLVDWWTPEDKANFEKATKALASQYDKYEPVKGTFVNGTFTNGENIADLGGVNIAYDALQMYLKDKGNPGKISGFSQEQRFFLSWATVWRTLSSEKYMVNQVKTDPHSPGYFRSFGPLINVDAFYKAFDVKQGDKLYKAPADRIKIW; encoded by the coding sequence ATGAAAAAACTAACGCTTTCTTTGTTTTTATTGGCAGGAGTTTGCTCACTTAATACAGTGAACGGACAGGCTAAAGCCGTGAAAACAGCAGTTAACAGCACAGATAAAGGCTTAGATATGAGCCTTATGGACACTTCAGTGCGTCCGCAGGATGATTTTTATAACTACGTAAGCGGAACTTGGATGAAAACAGCCAAAATTCCTTCTGATAAGCCGACTTGGGGAAGTTTCAACAAACTTGCCGATGATACAGACAACAACTCAATGACTATTCTGAACTCTCTTCTGAAAGATAAATTTGCAGACGGAAGCGAAGGGAAAAAAATTCAGGATCTGTATGCTACGTATATGAACATGCAGAAGAGAAATGCAGACGGGATCAAGCCTATCCAGGAAAATCTGAATAAAATTGATGCCATCAAAAATCTTACTGACCTTCAGAACTATCTGACTTCTGTAACTAAAGATGGTGAAAATACTCTATACGGATGGGGTGTGGATGCAGATCTTAAAGACTCCAAAATGAATGCGGTTTACTTAGGGGACGCTTCTTTAGGATTAGGAAGAGACTACTACCAGAAAGTAAACGAGAAAAATACAGAAGCTATTGCTGAATATCAGAAATATGTAGCTTCTATGTTGAAAGAATTAGGCTATAAAAATGCTGATGCAGCTGCAAAAGGAATTGTAGATTACGAAAAAAGCATTGCTAAAACTTACCTGACCAACGAGCAGAGCCGTGATAATACACTTCAGTATAACCCAAGAACAATGGCTGAGCTTTCAACATTGGTAAAAGGCGTTGATATTCCTGCTTATCTTAAAAAAGTAGGGGTAACTACAGATAAAGTAATCATTGGGGAAATCGGTTACTATAAGGAATTTGATAAATTAGTGAACGCTAAGAATCTTCCTGTTATCAAGGATTATTTAAAATTCCATATGATTCACGGAAGTGCTTCTTACTTAAGCGAAAAGCTGGGTGATACGAGATTTGCTTTCTATGGCAAATACTTAAGAGGTCAGCAGGAGCAGAGAGCTTTGAACAAGAGAGGTTTTGAATTAATCAACGGGACTCTTGGTGAGGCATTCGGTAAATTATATGTTGAGAAATATTTCCCTGCTGAAGCAAAAGCTCAGATGGTGGAACTGATCGACTATTTAAAGAAAAGCTTTGCCGTTCACATCAACAACCTGGCGTGGATGTCTTCTACAACGAAGGAAAAAGCAACAACTAAACTGAACAAGTTTACCGTAAAAGTTGCGTATCCGGATAAATGGAAAGATTATTCGAAATTAGATATCGTTTCTGAAACTAAAGGAGGAAGTTTATACAGCAATCTTCAGAATATTTCAGAATGGCAGTACAATAAAGATTTAGCAAAAATCGGAAAAGCTGTTGACAAAACAGAATGGGGAATGACTCCGCAAACTGTAAATGCTTACTATAACCCGGTAAACAACGAGATCGTATTCCCGGCTGCTATTCTTCAACCGCCGTTCTTCAACCCGAAAGCTGATGCTGCGGTAAATTTTGGTGGTATCGGTGCTGTCATCGGTCACGAAATGAGCCACGGATTTGATGATTCAGGAGCTCAGTTTGATGCAGACGGAAACCTGGTAGACTGGTGGACGCCGGAAGACAAAGCAAACTTCGAAAAAGCGACAAAAGCTCTTGCTTCTCAGTATGACAAATATGAGCCGGTAAAAGGGACTTTCGTAAACGGTACTTTCACAAACGGTGAAAATATTGCTGATTTAGGAGGAGTAAATATCGCTTACGATGCGCTTCAGATGTATTTAAAAGATAAAGGAAATCCTGGAAAAATCAGTGGATTCTCTCAGGAACAGAGATTCTTCCTAAGCTGGGCAACAGTTTGGAGAACTCTATCCAGCGAAAAATATATGGTGAACCAGGTGAAAACTGACCCGCACTCTCCGGGATATTTCAGAAGCTTCGGTCCGCTAATCAACGTTGATGCTTTCTATAAAGCGTTTGACGTAAAACAAGGAGATAAATTATACAAAGCTCCTGCAGATAGAATTAAAATCTGGTAA
- a CDS encoding M13 family metallopeptidase, with the protein MKKLNIGVLALSGIVFLNSCGTAKTVGTETKTETAAVIAEPVKQEVKEEGINLSFMDKNVRPQDDFFSYVNGNWVKTTQIPSDKASWGSFNALRENVDDASLDILNKILSENYSEGSEGQKIQNLYASFMDVNKRNADGLAPIKGDLAKIEAIKNLNDLQKYLLEATKLGDNSFYGWRVGADMKNSKMNAVYLGGPDLGLGRDYYQKANDANTKTLAEYQTYVGKMFDVLGNKNSAQAAQNVVTFEKQLANYLLTLEQNRDANLRYNPKNVTELSGLVKNINLAQYLKEAGVNTDKVIVGELKYYQNMDQFLTEKNLPLLKDYLKYHLINGNASNLDDKLEQIRFDFYSKYLQGQKEQRPMDKRGLALVNGVLGEAFGKLYVEKYFTPEAKAQMETYIDYLLKSFKQHISDMDWMSADTKVKAQEKLSKFTVKIAYPDKWKDYTQLKVESPKQGATLYSNLQNVSAWQYQRSLDKVGKPVDKTEWGMSPQTVNAYYNGSNNEIVFPAAILQPPFYNPKADAAVNFGGIGAVIGHEISHGFDDSGSRFDGDGNLNNWWTDADRKNFDAKVGQLAAQYSAYEPVKGSFVNGKFTSGENIGDLGGVAVAYDALQMYLKDKGNPGVISGFTQDQRFFMSWATVWRTKSTDQYMINQVKTDPHSPGVFRAFGPLVNQDAFNKAFDIKPGDKMYKAPQDRIKIW; encoded by the coding sequence ATGAAAAAGCTAAATATTGGAGTACTTGCCCTTTCCGGCATTGTATTTTTAAACTCATGCGGAACGGCGAAAACTGTAGGAACAGAAACCAAAACTGAAACTGCGGCCGTCATTGCAGAACCTGTGAAACAAGAAGTAAAAGAAGAGGGGATCAATTTATCTTTTATGGATAAAAATGTTCGCCCGCAGGATGACTTTTTTAGCTACGTAAACGGAAATTGGGTGAAAACTACTCAGATTCCGTCAGATAAAGCGAGCTGGGGTTCTTTCAATGCTTTGAGAGAAAATGTGGATGATGCTTCTCTGGATATTCTGAACAAAATTTTATCCGAAAACTATTCTGAAGGGTCTGAAGGACAGAAAATCCAGAACCTCTATGCATCTTTCATGGATGTCAACAAAAGAAACGCAGACGGACTGGCTCCTATCAAAGGAGATTTAGCAAAAATTGAAGCCATCAAAAATCTGAATGACCTGCAGAAATACCTTCTTGAAGCCACTAAATTAGGCGATAATTCTTTCTATGGATGGAGAGTAGGTGCGGATATGAAGAATTCTAAAATGAATGCAGTATATCTTGGCGGTCCGGATCTGGGATTAGGAAGAGATTACTATCAGAAGGCAAATGATGCCAATACCAAAACATTAGCAGAGTACCAGACTTATGTAGGGAAAATGTTCGATGTTTTAGGTAATAAAAATTCTGCACAGGCTGCACAGAATGTGGTTACATTTGAAAAACAGCTTGCCAATTATCTATTGACATTGGAACAGAACAGAGATGCTAATCTAAGATACAATCCTAAAAATGTAACTGAACTTTCAGGATTGGTTAAAAATATTAACCTTGCTCAATATCTGAAAGAGGCAGGGGTAAATACAGACAAGGTAATCGTTGGTGAACTGAAATACTACCAGAATATGGATCAGTTCCTCACAGAAAAAAACCTTCCGCTTTTAAAAGATTATTTAAAATATCATTTGATCAACGGAAACGCCAGCAATCTTGATGATAAGCTGGAGCAGATCAGATTTGATTTCTATTCAAAATATCTTCAGGGTCAGAAAGAGCAGCGTCCAATGGATAAAAGAGGTCTTGCTCTTGTCAATGGTGTTCTTGGTGAGGCTTTCGGGAAATTATATGTAGAAAAATATTTTACTCCTGAAGCGAAAGCTCAGATGGAAACGTATATTGATTACCTTTTAAAATCATTCAAACAGCATATCAGTGATATGGACTGGATGTCTGCAGATACTAAAGTTAAAGCTCAGGAAAAGCTTTCTAAATTCACGGTAAAAATTGCTTATCCGGACAAATGGAAGGATTATACCCAATTAAAAGTAGAATCTCCAAAACAGGGAGCAACATTATATTCCAACTTACAGAATGTTTCCGCCTGGCAATATCAGAGAAGTTTGGATAAAGTAGGAAAACCTGTTGACAAAACAGAATGGGGAATGTCTCCACAGACTGTGAACGCGTACTACAACGGATCAAACAACGAGATTGTTTTCCCTGCAGCGATCCTTCAGCCTCCTTTCTATAATCCTAAAGCCGATGCAGCCGTAAATTTCGGAGGTATCGGAGCCGTTATCGGACACGAAATTTCTCACGGATTTGATGACAGTGGTTCCCGTTTTGACGGTGATGGAAACCTAAACAACTGGTGGACAGATGCAGACCGTAAAAACTTTGATGCAAAAGTAGGGCAGCTGGCAGCTCAGTACAGCGCTTACGAACCGGTAAAAGGAAGCTTTGTGAACGGTAAATTTACAAGTGGTGAAAATATCGGTGACCTTGGTGGGGTAGCAGTAGCCTATGATGCACTTCAGATGTATTTAAAAGATAAAGGAAATCCGGGTGTAATTAGCGGATTTACTCAGGATCAGAGATTCTTTATGAGCTGGGCAACCGTTTGGAGAACAAAATCTACCGATCAGTATATGATTAACCAGGTGAAGACAGATCCACACTCTCCGGGAGTGTTCAGGGCATTCGGTCCGCTGGTAAATCAGGATGCATTTAATAAAGCATTTGATATAAAGCCTGGAGACAAAATGTACAAAGCGCCTCAGGACAGAATAAAAATTTGGTAA
- a CDS encoding type VI secretion system contractile sheath small subunit has translation MAMFNYGVGGNEVKVDANEAIQEIQENKSLIVSQLTTDESYTPEIVTGLKTVDDVFRHFQPSVAVQHETEEGSVVEEEFRFQNLADFTPKNLTQKSDYLQQLSMEQEQYNKIVRQLKTNKILRNMLENDQTRAAFIEVLKDVAQELEK, from the coding sequence ATGGCAATGTTTAATTATGGTGTTGGCGGCAACGAAGTAAAAGTAGACGCTAATGAAGCTATTCAGGAAATACAGGAAAACAAATCGCTGATAGTGAGCCAGCTTACTACAGATGAATCTTATACCCCTGAAATTGTAACAGGATTAAAAACTGTGGACGACGTTTTCAGGCATTTTCAACCTTCCGTAGCTGTACAGCATGAAACTGAAGAAGGAAGTGTTGTAGAAGAGGAATTCCGTTTTCAGAATCTTGCAGACTTCACACCCAAAAATCTTACTCAGAAATCAGACTATTTACAGCAGCTGAGCATGGAACAGGAGCAGTACAATAAAATCGTACGTCAACTGAAGACCAACAAAATTCTGCGTAATATGCTGGAGAACGATCAGACCAGAGCTGCGTTCATCGAAGTATTGAAAGATGTGGCACAAGAACTTGAAAAATAA
- a CDS encoding DUF5458 family protein, which produces MDSKLQAQESQQQGQQQQSGQPKGNPLAELNKMGGFGFVESVVDGIANMNPTRKARKEIFLTDSNKTDERKELLQKINLWVSLLEGNESADKMADTCKTKAQAADQNLKTNLKNTLDAVRLLETNYRTVAQFYKNTELDKVDNVSIVNASLEQVSDLDNPLFIDAISEEFKNYYDRLDLRDNYSLLAIPGYLGSNKVIEKWAKICNENKVMLVTDFANLDKPDDVVDLFHSANLTGGELHRSNVIMTCNWLVGRGKAEEVGEEENVELPPSTSLAGKIHKTLMSQVAAGKKHGNINEVDAVKFELKKSEISQLEKMGLVPMVNEYGKIMAFSAKTLFTGDNIGLQTYSVVRVFDYVTKVLLDFLNRRAFENWNAKNEDDLRRQIVTFLDNIKGPDKLIEKFKIVRFEQDRVNKDRVWLDIRMTPYFPTKSFVIKLDGHKGDDGNEWESQYTQE; this is translated from the coding sequence ATGGATAGCAAATTACAGGCGCAAGAAAGCCAACAGCAGGGTCAGCAGCAACAGTCAGGGCAGCCGAAAGGTAACCCGCTTGCAGAGCTTAATAAAATGGGAGGTTTTGGCTTTGTTGAATCCGTTGTAGACGGTATCGCCAATATGAACCCAACAAGAAAAGCCAGAAAAGAAATTTTCCTGACTGACAGCAATAAAACAGATGAACGAAAAGAACTTCTTCAGAAAATAAACCTTTGGGTAAGTCTTTTGGAAGGAAACGAATCTGCAGATAAAATGGCAGATACCTGCAAAACAAAAGCGCAGGCAGCCGATCAGAATTTAAAAACCAATTTAAAAAATACACTGGATGCAGTACGTTTGTTGGAAACCAACTACAGAACTGTAGCCCAATTCTATAAAAATACAGAATTGGATAAAGTGGACAATGTAAGCATTGTTAATGCAAGTCTTGAACAGGTTTCAGATTTGGATAATCCTTTATTCATTGATGCTATTTCCGAAGAATTCAAAAATTATTACGACCGTTTAGATCTTAGAGACAACTATTCTCTTTTGGCAATACCAGGATATTTAGGGTCAAATAAAGTCATTGAAAAATGGGCGAAGATCTGTAACGAGAACAAAGTAATGTTGGTTACCGATTTCGCAAACCTTGATAAGCCGGATGATGTAGTAGACTTATTCCACTCTGCAAACCTTACGGGCGGTGAGCTTCACAGAAGTAATGTTATTATGACCTGTAACTGGCTTGTTGGTAGAGGAAAAGCTGAAGAAGTAGGAGAAGAAGAAAACGTAGAACTTCCACCTTCCACTTCATTAGCAGGAAAGATCCACAAAACTTTGATGTCTCAAGTGGCAGCAGGTAAAAAACATGGTAATATCAACGAAGTAGATGCCGTAAAATTCGAATTGAAGAAAAGTGAAATTTCTCAGTTGGAAAAAATGGGTCTGGTTCCTATGGTTAATGAGTATGGAAAGATTATGGCGTTCTCTGCGAAGACCTTATTCACAGGAGACAATATTGGACTTCAAACGTATTCAGTAGTACGTGTATTCGACTATGTCACTAAAGTATTGCTCGACTTCCTGAACAGAAGAGCCTTCGAAAACTGGAATGCTAAGAATGAAGATGATCTGAGAAGACAGATCGTAACATTCCTGGACAACATCAAAGGTCCGGATAAACTTATTGAAAAGTTCAAAATCGTTCGTTTCGAACAGGACAGAGTAAATAAAGACAGAGTATGGCTTGATATCCGTATGACCCCTTATTTCCCTACAAAAAGTTTCGTTATTAAATTAGACGGGCACAAAGGAGATGATGGTAACGAATGGGAATCACAATATACTCAGGAATAA
- the mutY gene encoding A/G-specific adenine glycosylase, with the protein MERDNKSSEFLHIGNKLLGWYGKNARDLPFRQTKDPYKIWICEIVFQQTRISQGLNHYNNFIKRFPDVKTLAESEEDEVLLYWKGLGYYSRAINIHKASQQIMDDYQGSFPDQYEEILKLKGVGKYTAAAVSSICFGGRMPAVDGNFYRVLSRIFADNFDISNSRAFSYFSELAALVMPENVGDFNQAMMDLGSEVCKPKKPLCGECPVNDDCLAFSLDKTSEYPVKTKKIKTEDLALTYYFVHRNGQFLIRQRTDDFIWKKLFEFPSVISAELEPFVRNVKTITHKLTHKNLTIEISDVEVDSEAIWKSFAAENKYLITDFEASNDKSFPKPLENYIQNSLKD; encoded by the coding sequence TTGGAAAGAGATAATAAAAGTTCAGAATTTCTTCATATTGGAAATAAACTGCTGGGCTGGTACGGAAAAAATGCAAGAGATCTGCCTTTCAGACAGACAAAAGACCCTTACAAGATCTGGATCTGCGAAATCGTTTTTCAGCAGACAAGGATCAGTCAGGGATTGAATCATTACAATAATTTCATTAAAAGATTTCCCGATGTAAAAACTCTGGCTGAATCTGAAGAAGATGAAGTGCTGCTGTATTGGAAAGGCCTTGGGTATTACTCAAGAGCGATTAATATCCATAAGGCATCACAGCAGATTATGGACGATTATCAGGGAAGCTTTCCCGATCAGTATGAAGAGATTTTAAAACTAAAAGGAGTAGGGAAATATACAGCTGCTGCAGTATCAAGCATCTGCTTCGGAGGGAGAATGCCGGCTGTTGATGGCAATTTTTACCGCGTTTTAAGTCGTATTTTTGCAGATAATTTTGACATTTCCAATTCAAGGGCCTTTTCTTATTTTTCTGAACTTGCTGCCCTCGTTATGCCTGAAAATGTGGGTGATTTTAATCAGGCCATGATGGATCTGGGCTCAGAGGTCTGTAAGCCGAAAAAACCTCTCTGTGGCGAATGTCCGGTGAATGATGACTGCCTGGCATTTTCTTTAGACAAAACATCTGAATATCCTGTCAAAACAAAAAAAATCAAAACAGAAGATCTCGCTCTTACCTATTATTTTGTACACAGAAACGGTCAGTTTTTGATCCGCCAAAGGACAGATGATTTCATCTGGAAGAAATTATTTGAGTTTCCATCCGTCATTTCTGCAGAACTTGAACCCTTTGTCAGGAATGTAAAAACAATTACCCATAAACTAACCCATAAGAATCTGACTATTGAAATTTCAGACGTTGAGGTCGATTCTGAGGCTATATGGAAGAGCTTTGCAGCAGAAAATAAGTACCTCATTACAGACTTTGAAGCCTCAAACGATAAATCTTTTCCCAAGCCTCTGGAAAACTACATTCAAAACTCACTGAAAGACTGA
- the gldD gene encoding gliding motility lipoprotein GldD — translation MIKNVIFIFVSLLLISCGKDHVPKPYGELRLEYPAPKYQKFENNCAYTFEYSDLASITDAKKPCWYYLNYPKMKAKLFVTYYPIQNDFAEHIKETEKMVYEHTIKASSIDTKSFEYPDKKVYGNFYELKGQSASNLQFYITDSTKHFVTAYLYFNTRPKPDSLAPAVNYIKNDMKHLLDTFEWKN, via the coding sequence ATGATAAAAAACGTCATTTTTATTTTTGTGTCACTGCTTTTAATTTCTTGTGGAAAAGATCATGTCCCAAAACCTTATGGGGAACTCCGCCTGGAGTATCCGGCACCGAAATATCAGAAATTTGAAAACAACTGCGCATATACTTTTGAATATTCAGATCTGGCATCCATTACTGATGCTAAAAAACCATGCTGGTATTACCTGAATTACCCCAAAATGAAAGCAAAGCTCTTTGTGACATATTACCCGATTCAAAATGACTTTGCAGAACATATTAAGGAAACCGAAAAAATGGTCTATGAACATACCATTAAAGCAAGTTCCATAGACACCAAATCTTTTGAATACCCTGACAAAAAGGTATATGGAAATTTCTATGAACTGAAAGGACAGAGTGCCTCCAATCTTCAATTTTACATTACAGACAGCACAAAACACTTTGTGACTGCTTATTTATACTTTAATACAAGACCGAAACCGGATTCTTTAGCTCCTGCAGTGAATTATATCAAAAATGATATGAAACACCTGCTGGACACTTTCGAATGGAAAAATTAA
- a CDS encoding PfkB family carbohydrate kinase, with protein sequence MKLLVVGSVAFDAIETPFGKTDKILGGAATYISITSSILGVKSGIVSVVGGDFPQEHLDMFTDREVNIEGIEIVKEGKTFFWSGKYHNDLNTRDTLVTEVNVLENFDPKIPDSMQDAEILLLGNLHPGVQLSVLEKMNKRPKLVILDTMNFWMDSAWDILMDMIAKTDVITINDEEARQLSGEYSLVKAAKKIHTMGPDYVIIKKGEHGALLFHDNKVFAIPALPLEDVFDPTGAGDTFAGGFAAYLAKKGKVDFETMKSALIVGSAMASFTVEKFGTERIEEVTESDMFDRLRQFKELTTFDIELQ encoded by the coding sequence ATGAAACTTTTAGTTGTAGGAAGCGTTGCATTTGATGCAATCGAAACACCATTTGGTAAAACTGATAAAATTTTAGGAGGTGCAGCCACTTATATTAGCATCACTTCATCTATTTTAGGCGTTAAATCTGGTATTGTTTCTGTTGTTGGAGGAGATTTCCCGCAGGAGCACCTTGATATGTTCACAGACAGAGAAGTAAATATTGAAGGAATTGAGATCGTAAAAGAAGGAAAAACATTCTTCTGGTCCGGAAAATACCACAATGATTTAAATACCAGAGATACTTTGGTGACAGAAGTGAACGTTTTGGAAAATTTTGATCCTAAAATTCCAGATTCTATGCAGGATGCGGAGATTCTTCTTCTTGGAAACCTGCACCCTGGCGTTCAGTTATCCGTATTGGAGAAAATGAACAAGCGTCCTAAACTGGTGATCCTTGATACCATGAACTTCTGGATGGATTCAGCCTGGGATATTCTGATGGATATGATCGCTAAAACAGATGTTATTACGATCAATGATGAAGAGGCAAGACAGCTTTCCGGAGAATATTCTTTGGTAAAAGCAGCTAAAAAGATCCATACTATGGGTCCTGACTACGTTATCATCAAGAAAGGAGAGCACGGAGCTCTGCTTTTCCACGACAATAAAGTATTTGCTATCCCTGCGCTTCCATTGGAAGACGTTTTCGATCCTACCGGAGCCGGAGACACTTTTGCAGGAGGTTTTGCAGCTTATCTTGCTAAAAAAGGAAAAGTTGATTTTGAAACCATGAAGTCTGCTTTGATCGTAGGTTCAGCGATGGCTTCATTCACTGTTGAGAAATTTGGAACAGAAAGAATTGAAGAAGTAACGGAATCTGATATGTTCGACAGATTAAGACAATTCAAAGAATTAACGACATTCGATATCGAACTGCAATAA
- a CDS encoding peptidylprolyl isomerase, which produces MTNKLKITFLLGIFMMIFSSNMNAQLKPGELVDGIAAVIGDEIVLESDVNEQKNYAKQQGASDTDKCEFLENLISNKLLVYEAKKDTLIENRSAAIKEQANAKYRQLLSQFPDEKTMLVAYKFRNGYEMKNAIEKIDIDQYYGQAKYQRITEKADVTPNEVTDFYNLYKMQLPEVKDEISLAQIMMFPKLTEAHKEDLIKRLKKIKQDIAGGETFESQARIYSEDEGSAANGGLYKNIYKGQMVKPFEAAALNLQENEISDPIESEFGYHIVQLIKKSGKVYDARHILLKATPTDDEVKTAKAKLDSIKGLILAGKMSFKDAAFRFSDDKKTKFNAGIIAGADGSDKIERESIPGSISYELAGLNKGDITVAFEDEDNKRKVVKIIKQEDVIPAHQITLETDYSRIKQMALNKKRNEMIEKFVNSKLPTTFISIDGRYDDCKFKANWKKESIKK; this is translated from the coding sequence ATGACAAATAAACTAAAAATCACTTTTCTTCTTGGGATTTTCATGATGATATTCTCTTCAAACATGAATGCTCAGCTTAAACCGGGAGAATTAGTGGATGGTATTGCTGCTGTTATCGGTGATGAAATTGTTTTGGAATCGGATGTGAATGAGCAGAAGAATTATGCCAAACAACAGGGAGCCTCTGATACTGACAAATGTGAGTTCCTTGAAAACCTGATCAGCAACAAACTTCTTGTATACGAAGCAAAAAAAGATACATTGATAGAAAACCGTTCTGCTGCTATTAAAGAGCAGGCCAATGCAAAATACCGTCAATTGCTTTCCCAGTTCCCCGATGAAAAAACAATGCTTGTAGCATATAAGTTCAGAAACGGGTACGAAATGAAGAATGCTATCGAAAAGATCGATATTGACCAATATTACGGGCAGGCAAAATATCAGCGTATCACTGAAAAGGCAGACGTAACTCCAAATGAGGTTACCGACTTCTATAACCTGTACAAAATGCAGCTTCCGGAAGTAAAGGATGAGATTTCTTTAGCACAGATCATGATGTTCCCTAAGCTGACAGAAGCTCATAAGGAAGATCTTATCAAAAGATTAAAGAAAATCAAGCAGGATATTGCAGGAGGTGAGACTTTTGAAAGCCAGGCCAGAATTTATTCTGAAGATGAAGGTTCAGCTGCGAATGGAGGATTGTATAAAAACATCTATAAAGGACAGATGGTAAAGCCATTTGAAGCCGCTGCATTAAATCTTCAGGAAAACGAGATCTCAGATCCTATTGAATCTGAATTCGGGTATCATATTGTACAGCTGATCAAGAAATCAGGGAAAGTGTATGATGCAAGACACATCCTGTTAAAAGCTACACCTACAGATGATGAAGTAAAAACAGCAAAAGCAAAATTAGACAGTATCAAAGGACTTATCCTTGCTGGTAAAATGAGCTTTAAAGATGCTGCTTTTAGATTTTCAGATGACAAAAAAACGAAGTTCAATGCAGGAATTATTGCAGGAGCAGACGGATCTGATAAAATTGAAAGAGAAAGTATTCCTGGATCAATCAGTTATGAACTGGCAGGTCTGAACAAAGGAGATATTACTGTTGCTTTTGAAGATGAGGATAATAAAAGAAAAGTCGTTAAGATTATCAAACAGGAAGATGTGATTCCTGCTCACCAGATTACTCTGGAAACAGATTATAGCAGAATCAAGCAGATGGCACTCAACAAAAAACGTAATGAAATGATTGAGAAGTTTGTCAACTCTAAACTGCCGACAACCTTTATATCGATTGACGGACGTTACGATGACTGTAAATTCAAAGCCAACTGGAAAAAAGAATCAATCAAAAAATAA